A window of the Sporohalobacter salinus genome harbors these coding sequences:
- a CDS encoding N-acetylmuramoyl-L-alanine amidase family protein, translated as MLNQRRLIILFTLLVLICYILPVFASNMMFKAFINDKLIESNLKVKQEGENLLVPVGILADGFDLKVEWKNLIKTVNIKFNDKLIKLRVGENKAQIGDRVKRLSSQVKLEEGKVLIPVDFMSEILGYKVSWDDNTLHFFKPSSKVKEITYENQKAEGIIKIKTTKQPDYEINQLTNPDRLVIDIHNSRLVKGIEDIAINNGLIFQIRSGQFKTGVTRIVLDLYQPLDYKEEVIKKGKNHQLILKMNPQITNFKYDSNKGLFSISATDELTNYETKFIKDDKKMIVKFPNMTLDVVEDEFEINSKLVESVNLSQFEEGGASIVKVSFKVNKWFELNIKKDPKDNNRLLLRPQRRVGLVSVDYDSQEGEVKIKTEQPVTSQAVPLEKGDRLVVDFPNTVFRNLSQNISVKDDFIEEIRIAQFNKDIARTVIDLKELVNYELENRKDKKTGDYITVVNLDLPNDLKSKPNNNTIVQETDEEQKQLKAVDIKQQGLKTELQVKLNNKSNYQIKKFTYPDRIVIDIPGTNAALKPTEIAEPKGIIKDVRVSQFSRDPMTARVVFELPYTVDYQVSSKDKTDRINIKFKENVNQNDLNLTGKTIMVDAGHGGADPGAIGPDGTMEKDVNLNISKRLAALLREAGANVKMSRKSDKYITLWDRTNEANKLNCDIFVSIHANSHKRNEASGIETYVYPGSYGDTLVLAKKVQNTLYEKVKLPNRGVRFENLYVLENTNMPSILVEVGFLSNRKEEKLLNDPEFRQKSAQGIYKGIIAFFNRK; from the coding sequence ATGTTAAATCAAAGAAGACTAATTATATTATTTACATTACTTGTTTTAATATGTTATATATTGCCTGTTTTTGCTTCAAATATGATGTTTAAGGCATTTATTAATGACAAACTTATAGAATCTAATCTTAAAGTTAAACAAGAAGGGGAAAATTTATTAGTTCCTGTGGGAATATTAGCTGACGGATTTGACTTAAAGGTTGAATGGAAAAATTTAATTAAAACGGTTAATATTAAATTTAATGATAAATTAATTAAATTACGAGTTGGAGAAAACAAGGCTCAAATAGGAGATAGAGTTAAAAGGTTATCTTCTCAAGTTAAATTAGAAGAAGGGAAAGTTTTAATTCCAGTAGATTTTATGAGTGAAATATTAGGATATAAAGTAAGTTGGGATGATAATACGCTGCATTTTTTTAAACCTTCTTCTAAGGTGAAAGAAATTACATATGAAAATCAGAAAGCCGAAGGAATTATTAAAATCAAAACTACAAAGCAGCCTGATTATGAGATTAACCAATTAACAAATCCAGATCGTTTGGTTATTGATATACATAATTCCCGATTAGTAAAGGGGATTGAGGATATTGCTATTAATAATGGTCTAATATTTCAAATTAGGAGCGGCCAGTTTAAAACAGGGGTTACAAGAATTGTATTAGACCTCTATCAACCTCTTGATTATAAAGAAGAAGTTATTAAAAAAGGAAAAAATCATCAGTTAATCTTAAAGATGAATCCTCAAATTACTAATTTTAAATACGACAGTAATAAAGGATTGTTTTCAATTTCGGCTACTGATGAATTGACTAATTATGAAACGAAATTTATTAAAGATGATAAAAAAATGATAGTTAAGTTTCCGAATATGACTTTAGATGTAGTAGAGGATGAGTTTGAAATAAATAGTAAGTTAGTAGAAAGTGTTAATTTAAGCCAATTTGAAGAAGGAGGAGCTTCCATAGTAAAAGTTAGCTTTAAAGTGAATAAATGGTTTGAATTAAATATTAAAAAAGATCCGAAAGATAATAATAGGTTATTGTTGCGTCCACAAAGAAGAGTGGGATTAGTAAGTGTAGATTATGATTCACAAGAAGGTGAAGTTAAAATCAAAACTGAACAGCCGGTTACTTCACAAGCAGTTCCTTTAGAAAAGGGGGATCGTTTAGTTGTTGATTTTCCAAATACAGTCTTTCGGAATTTAAGTCAAAATATTTCAGTAAAAGATGATTTTATAGAAGAAATCAGAATAGCTCAATTTAATAAAGACATAGCTAGAACAGTGATTGATTTAAAAGAGTTAGTAAATTATGAGCTTGAAAATAGGAAAGACAAAAAAACAGGTGATTATATTACAGTAGTAAACTTAGATTTACCTAATGATTTAAAGTCTAAACCTAATAATAATACTATAGTACAGGAAACTGATGAGGAACAAAAGCAGCTAAAAGCTGTTGATATAAAGCAGCAAGGTTTAAAAACGGAATTACAGGTTAAGTTAAATAATAAATCTAATTATCAAATAAAGAAGTTTACTTATCCAGATCGGATAGTGATTGATATTCCAGGTACTAATGCTGCTTTAAAGCCAACAGAAATTGCTGAGCCTAAAGGAATTATAAAAGATGTTAGAGTTAGTCAGTTTTCACGTGATCCTATGACAGCTAGAGTAGTGTTTGAATTACCGTATACAGTTGATTATCAAGTATCATCAAAAGATAAGACTGATAGAATAAATATTAAATTTAAAGAAAATGTTAATCAGAATGATTTAAATTTAACAGGAAAAACAATTATGGTTGATGCTGGACATGGTGGAGCTGATCCTGGAGCTATTGGACCTGATGGGACTATGGAGAAGGATGTTAATTTAAATATTTCTAAGCGGCTAGCTGCTCTTTTACGAGAAGCAGGAGCTAATGTTAAGATGTCTAGGAAAAGTGATAAGTATATTACTCTCTGGGATCGAACAAATGAGGCTAATAAGTTAAACTGTGATATATTTGTTAGTATTCATGCAAATTCTCATAAAAGAAATGAAGCATCTGGGATTGAAACTTATGTATATCCTGGTAGTTATGGTGATACTTTAGTACTGGCTAAGAAGGTACAGAATACATTATATGAAAAGGTAAAGTTACCTAATCGTGGAGTTAGATTTGAAAACCTTTATGTTTTGGAGAATACTAATATGCCTTCGATTTTAGTTGAGGTTGGTTTCTTAAGCAATCGTAAAGAAGAAAAATTGTTGAATGATCCTGAATTTAGGCAAAAGTCTGCTCAAGGTATTTATAAAGGTATAATTGCCTTTTTTAATCGTAAGTAA
- a CDS encoding GerMN domain-containing protein → MMTYKEKKSYLLIAGITLTSVLILSVLFTAPQTKMKEVKLYFGYNQGQNLKTEIRQVKADQLYVNTIQELIKGPTNESLEQTMPKGTRLLNSKLKKEVLVLNFNSKFRENHWGGSTGEITTIYSIVNTMAQFPKIEQVQFLIKGKEVESLVGHMDLTAPIAPSDELIKYEID, encoded by the coding sequence ATGATGACATATAAAGAGAAGAAGAGTTATCTTTTAATTGCAGGGATCACCTTAACTTCAGTACTTATATTATCTGTTTTATTTACTGCTCCCCAGACTAAAATGAAAGAAGTCAAGCTTTATTTTGGCTATAATCAGGGGCAGAATTTAAAGACAGAAATAAGACAAGTCAAAGCAGATCAATTATATGTTAATACTATTCAGGAGTTAATTAAAGGGCCAACCAATGAAAGTTTGGAACAAACAATGCCAAAAGGAACTAGATTGTTAAATTCCAAATTAAAAAAAGAAGTCTTAGTTTTGAATTTTAATTCTAAGTTTAGAGAAAATCATTGGGGTGGGAGTACTGGTGAAATTACTACTATTTATTCTATTGTTAATACTATGGCTCAGTTTCCCAAAATTGAACAAGTTCAATTTTTAATTAAAGGAAAAGAGGTTGAAAGTTTAGTAGGTCATATGGATTTAACGGCTCCAATTGCTCCTAGTGATGAATTGATAAAATATGAAATAGATTAA
- a CDS encoding FCD domain-containing protein, with translation MLAIMLDLIEVRKILEVESVALAIKRATEEETKKISKVIKDMEQNVKEGRLGG, from the coding sequence TTGCTTGCTATAATGCTAGACTTAATTGAAGTTAGAAAGATATTGGAGGTCGAAAGTGTTGCTTTAGCAATCAAAAGGGCTACTGAAGAGGAAACCAAAAAGATAAGTAAAGTAATTAAAGATATGGAACAGAATGTTAAAGAAGGTAGATTAGGGGGATGA
- a CDS encoding EamA family transporter, producing the protein MFGKLGLVELSPFLGLAIRSFIISGLLLIYGVATGEFSGINEIGTYPLLYIAAEGIFASLLGHLAYFYALKFGAASQVVPFVAAYPLVTVIAAILFLKEGFSWENLIGVLLIIIGIFIIKR; encoded by the coding sequence ATATTTGGTAAACTTGGATTAGTAGAATTAAGTCCATTTCTTGGTTTGGCAATTAGAAGTTTTATAATTAGTGGTTTATTATTAATTTATGGAGTAGCAACAGGTGAATTTAGTGGTATTAATGAGATTGGTACTTATCCTTTACTTTATATAGCTGCTGAAGGAATTTTTGCTTCGTTATTAGGACATTTAGCTTACTTTTATGCTCTTAAATTTGGTGCTGCTTCGCAAGTAGTTCCTTTTGTAGCAGCTTATCCATTAGTTACTGTTATAGCTGCTATTCTATTTTTGAAAGAAGGATTTAGTTGGGAAAATTTAATTGGAGTTTTATTAATTATAATTGGTATATTTATTATTAAGAGATAA
- a CDS encoding DUF3231 family protein — MKILKTIQELISKSKSSQELQNEISVNEVWYLWDVLTARYDVIRTTQLLKSFAKDKDLNLILEDGLKELTNDINRIENLMKKYGATMPNKKPIEDIPITKNVEKITDKYIFRRVFRGIQNFIPIEGKAFTGSGNAEIRSFFKDMLIKELKLYDRLYEYGKMKSWTIKPPKYRNN, encoded by the coding sequence ATGAAAATATTAAAAACAATCCAAGAATTAATAAGTAAATCTAAATCTAGCCAAGAACTACAAAATGAAATTAGTGTTAACGAAGTTTGGTACTTATGGGATGTTTTAACAGCTCGCTATGATGTTATAAGAACTACCCAATTACTAAAAAGTTTCGCTAAAGATAAAGACTTAAATTTAATATTAGAAGATGGCTTAAAAGAACTTACAAATGATATCAACAGAATAGAAAACTTAATGAAAAAATATGGAGCAACAATGCCAAATAAGAAGCCCATTGAAGATATACCTATTACTAAAAATGTTGAAAAAATAACAGATAAATATATCTTTAGACGAGTTTTTAGAGGGATTCAAAATTTTATTCCTATTGAGGGTAAAGCTTTTACTGGCAGTGGAAATGCAGAAATTAGAAGCTTTTTTAAAGATATGTTGATAAAAGAATTAAAACTTTATGACCGACTTTATGAATATGGAAAAATGAAAAGCTGGACGATTAAACCACCAAAATATAGAAATAATTAA
- a CDS encoding Fur family transcriptional regulator: MEVEVEKDSKVREVINNIEQKKDFRLTSQRKIILKTLIENNDRHLSVDDIYNLIKEKNNFIGIATIYRTLDLFEDLGVVVKRNFGNKSAKYEFVFEDETKHHHLICKSCGKVIEIDNFLADDIKEEIMKIKEFQIIDYSLHIYGYCKECKGNNTY, translated from the coding sequence ATGGAAGTGGAGGTTGAGAAAGACAGCAAGGTTAGAGAAGTTATAAATAATATAGAACAAAAGAAAGACTTTCGCTTGACTTCCCAACGAAAGATTATTCTCAAAACGCTTATTGAGAATAACGATCGACATCTTTCTGTAGATGATATTTATAATTTAATTAAAGAGAAGAATAATTTTATAGGGATAGCAACTATTTATAGAACATTGGATTTATTTGAAGATTTAGGAGTAGTTGTAAAGCGAAATTTTGGTAATAAGTCAGCCAAATATGAATTTGTATTTGAAGATGAAACTAAACATCATCATTTGATCTGTAAGTCATGCGGAAAAGTTATAGAAATTGATAATTTTTTGGCTGATGATATAAAAGAAGAAATAATGAAAATTAAAGAATTTCAAATTATAGATTATTCTTTACATATATATGGGTATTGTAAAGAATGCAAAGGGAATAATACTTATTGA
- a CDS encoding NifB/NifX family molybdenum-iron cluster-binding protein, with amino-acid sequence MKIALTAADNTGLEAKVDPRFGRASYFGIVDLELMEVEFIDNSAANASSGAGIQAAQLLSDQEIETLISVKVGPKAFDALQSAGIDIYTVDGGKLKEVVELYKNENLNKLDNPTNPGHMG; translated from the coding sequence ATGAAAATTGCTTTAACTGCTGCTGATAATACAGGACTGGAAGCTAAAGTAGATCCTCGATTTGGACGAGCTTCTTATTTTGGTATTGTTGATTTGGAATTAATGGAGGTAGAATTTATAGATAATTCTGCTGCAAATGCTTCTAGTGGAGCAGGTATTCAAGCAGCTCAATTATTATCAGATCAAGAAATAGAAACTTTAATTTCAGTGAAAGTAGGACCTAAAGCTTTTGATGCATTACAGTCTGCTGGGATTGATATTTATACTGTAGATGGCGGGAAATTAAAAGAAGTAGTTGAATTATATAAGAATGAGAATTTGAATAAATTAGATAATCCAACTAATCCTGGTCATATGGGATAA
- a CDS encoding ATP-binding protein, with the protein MKITILSGKGGTGKTTVATNLALSLNNAQFLDADVEEPNSYIFVKPNFADRKELVWREVPKIDQEKCTNCQECVEFCEYNALASFGNDLMVFPELCHSCGGCKHICPEGAIIEDNKEAGQIKWTPDVNGLEFWQGELNIGEISAVPVIEQLKEHINEEKTVIMDAPPGTTCPTVEAAIDSDYCIIVTEPTPFGLHDLKMAVEVVKKLDKPYGVIINRSENDANQIIEDYCTAEDIPILLRIPFKRQIAELYSEGFPFIEELPEWQERFKEVLGEIEKVIE; encoded by the coding sequence ATGAAAATAACAATTTTAAGTGGTAAAGGAGGTACAGGAAAGACTACTGTAGCTACTAATTTAGCTTTATCGTTAAATAATGCACAGTTTCTAGATGCAGATGTTGAAGAACCTAATTCTTACATCTTTGTTAAGCCAAATTTTGCAGATAGAAAAGAGTTAGTTTGGCGCGAAGTACCTAAAATTGATCAAGAAAAATGTACAAATTGTCAAGAATGTGTAGAGTTTTGCGAATATAATGCTTTAGCTTCATTTGGTAATGATTTAATGGTCTTTCCTGAATTATGTCATAGTTGTGGTGGATGTAAGCATATATGTCCTGAAGGTGCAATTATAGAAGATAATAAAGAAGCAGGACAGATAAAGTGGACTCCTGATGTTAATGGTTTAGAATTTTGGCAGGGGGAATTAAATATTGGAGAAATTTCAGCTGTTCCAGTAATTGAGCAATTAAAAGAACATATTAATGAAGAAAAGACAGTAATTATGGATGCTCCTCCTGGGACTACTTGTCCTACAGTGGAGGCAGCTATTGATAGTGATTACTGCATAATAGTTACTGAACCAACTCCGTTTGGTCTTCATGATCTTAAGATGGCAGTGGAAGTAGTAAAGAAATTAGATAAACCTTATGGAGTTATTATTAATCGTTCAGAAAATGATGCTAATCAAATTATTGAAGATTATTGTACTGCTGAGGATATTCCAATTTTACTACGAATTCCCTTTAAACGACAGATTGCAGAATTATATTCTGAAGGGTTTCCATTTATAGAAGAATTACCAGAATGGCAAGAACGTTTTAAAGAAGTTCTGGGTGAAATAGAGAAGGTGATCGAATGA